Proteins encoded in a region of the Natranaerobius trueperi genome:
- the tnpB gene encoding IS66 family insertion sequence element accessory protein TnpB: MVEGIKSPEEGKFQWPDDTTTQTVSISYRQLRWLLDGLALDQRDAHDQVT; encoded by the coding sequence TTGGTAGAAGGGATCAAAAGTCCTGAAGAAGGTAAATTCCAGTGGCCCGATGATACTACTACACAGACAGTAAGCATAAGTTACCGTCAACTGCGCTGGTTACTCGATGGATTAGCTTTAGATCAACGAGATGCTCATGACCAAGTAACCA